From the Oleiphilus messinensis genome, one window contains:
- the polA gene encoding DNA polymerase I, producing the protein MANPTDSAPVILVDGSSYLFRAFHALPPLITSKGQPSGAIKGVINMIRRLQQDYPASKIIIVFDAKGKNFRHTLYSDYKANRPPMPEELRSQIQPIHEIITAMGLPLLVIPEVEADDVIGTLAHEATTSGIETIISTGDKDMAQLVSEHVTLINTMDSSTLDKPGVISKFGVPAERIIDYLALMGDKVDNIPGVPKCGPKTAVKWLEQFGSLKGVMENADQVKGKIGENLRDSLEFLPLSYELATIKTTVELPETLADIQPGEPDKAKLLDLFKELEFKTWIRELDDAGSEGNQDTSPGSTTDDENASLLDMSGIEYETILTQSAFDEWLERLAAAPWFAFDTETTSLDYMAAEIVGVSFALEPGKAAYVPVAHDYLGAPEQLSRSAVLEALKPLLEAPLPGKVGQNLKYDKNVLANYDINLQGIVSDTMLESYILDSTATRHDMDSLSLKYLGHNTIHFEDIAGKGSKQLTFNQIELEKAAPYAAEDADVTLRLHEILHKQLTQQPALKVYQEIELPLVPVLAQIERHGVLVDVEKLHEHSHRLAERMAQVEKETFDMAGEEFNLGSPKQLQAIFYEKLKLPIIKKTPKGQPSTAEPVLQELALDYPLPKLILEYRSLSKLKSTYTDKLPQMVNRQTKRVHTSYHQAVAATGRLSSTDPNLQNIPIRSEEGRKIRQAFIAPEGYKLLAADYSQIELRIMAHLSEDDGLLHAFAEGLDVHKATAAEVFGVGIDAVTQDQRRSAKAINFGLIYGMSEFGLSRQLGIDRTTAKDYIETYFHRYPGVKEYMNRTRALAHEQGYVETLFGRRLYLPEINAQNKMRQQAAERTAINAPMQGTAADIIKLAMIDVNQWIRESQPDTHIIMQVHDELVLEVNIDQIESVKNKVTSLMSAVADLKVPLLVEAGIGDNWDEAH; encoded by the coding sequence ATGGCAAATCCAACAGACAGCGCCCCAGTAATTCTGGTTGACGGTTCATCCTATTTATTCCGGGCATTTCACGCCCTTCCCCCACTGATTACCTCCAAGGGGCAACCTTCTGGAGCAATAAAAGGCGTTATCAATATGATTCGCCGCCTGCAACAAGATTATCCTGCGTCAAAAATCATTATTGTCTTTGATGCCAAGGGGAAAAACTTCCGTCACACACTTTACTCTGACTATAAAGCCAATCGCCCACCTATGCCAGAGGAATTGCGTAGCCAAATCCAACCGATTCACGAAATCATTACTGCAATGGGATTGCCGCTACTGGTTATTCCCGAAGTAGAAGCAGATGACGTTATCGGCACGTTGGCCCACGAAGCAACCACGTCTGGTATTGAAACGATCATATCAACCGGCGACAAAGACATGGCGCAATTGGTCAGTGAGCATGTCACACTCATCAACACAATGGACAGCTCTACGCTGGATAAGCCTGGCGTAATCAGCAAGTTCGGAGTGCCCGCCGAACGAATAATCGATTATCTCGCACTGATGGGCGACAAAGTGGACAATATTCCCGGTGTGCCAAAATGTGGCCCCAAAACCGCTGTCAAGTGGCTGGAGCAATTCGGCAGCTTGAAAGGCGTGATGGAAAATGCCGACCAAGTGAAAGGGAAGATCGGAGAGAATCTGCGCGATAGCCTGGAATTCCTGCCGCTGTCCTACGAATTGGCGACAATTAAAACCACGGTTGAGCTACCGGAAACACTCGCAGATATTCAGCCCGGTGAACCCGACAAAGCAAAATTGCTGGATCTGTTTAAAGAGCTGGAGTTCAAAACCTGGATTCGGGAACTGGATGATGCTGGCTCGGAAGGCAATCAGGATACATCTCCTGGCAGCACCACAGACGACGAAAACGCCAGTCTTCTGGATATGAGCGGCATTGAGTACGAAACAATCCTTACCCAGTCTGCTTTTGATGAATGGCTGGAGCGCTTGGCCGCCGCCCCGTGGTTTGCATTTGATACCGAGACCACCAGCCTGGATTACATGGCAGCAGAAATAGTCGGAGTGTCGTTCGCACTGGAGCCAGGGAAAGCCGCCTACGTTCCTGTTGCCCACGATTATCTGGGCGCACCAGAGCAACTATCCCGGAGTGCCGTTCTGGAAGCGTTAAAGCCACTCCTGGAAGCACCGCTACCCGGCAAGGTCGGACAGAACCTTAAATACGACAAGAATGTACTGGCCAATTACGACATTAACTTGCAAGGCATAGTCAGTGACACCATGCTGGAATCCTACATCCTGGACTCCACCGCCACCCGGCACGACATGGACAGCCTGTCGCTGAAATACCTTGGTCACAACACCATCCATTTCGAAGATATCGCAGGCAAAGGCAGCAAGCAGCTTACATTCAATCAAATCGAGCTGGAAAAAGCCGCCCCCTATGCAGCGGAAGACGCAGACGTCACACTGCGCCTCCATGAAATCCTGCACAAGCAGTTAACCCAGCAACCTGCACTAAAAGTGTACCAGGAAATCGAACTACCACTGGTTCCCGTTCTGGCTCAAATTGAACGTCACGGTGTATTGGTTGATGTCGAAAAGCTTCATGAGCACAGTCATCGACTGGCTGAGCGTATGGCCCAGGTGGAGAAAGAAACCTTTGATATGGCCGGAGAAGAGTTCAATCTGGGCTCCCCGAAACAACTACAGGCCATATTCTACGAAAAGCTCAAATTGCCGATCATTAAGAAAACCCCGAAAGGACAACCGTCAACAGCAGAGCCGGTGCTTCAGGAACTCGCGCTTGATTACCCCCTGCCCAAACTCATTCTGGAATATCGCAGCTTAAGCAAACTGAAATCGACTTATACCGACAAGCTCCCGCAAATGGTGAACCGCCAAACCAAACGGGTTCACACCTCGTATCATCAAGCGGTCGCCGCCACAGGGCGATTATCATCGACTGACCCCAATTTACAGAACATTCCAATACGGAGTGAAGAAGGCCGCAAAATTCGCCAGGCTTTCATTGCGCCCGAGGGCTATAAACTCCTGGCAGCCGATTATTCCCAGATTGAACTGAGAATCATGGCGCACCTGTCCGAAGATGATGGCCTGTTGCACGCGTTCGCCGAAGGTCTCGATGTTCACAAGGCTACAGCGGCAGAAGTGTTCGGTGTCGGGATTGATGCGGTAACCCAGGATCAACGACGCAGCGCCAAGGCCATCAATTTCGGCCTGATCTACGGGATGTCTGAATTCGGTCTGTCCCGTCAACTGGGTATCGACCGGACCACAGCCAAAGACTATATCGAAACCTATTTCCACCGTTATCCCGGCGTGAAAGAATATATGAATCGCACCCGAGCCCTCGCACACGAACAAGGATACGTTGAAACCTTGTTTGGTCGACGCCTCTATTTGCCGGAAATTAATGCCCAAAACAAAATGCGCCAACAAGCCGCAGAACGAACCGCGATTAATGCCCCAATGCAAGGCACGGCAGCCGATATTATCAAACTGGCAATGATTGACGTAAACCAGTGGATACGGGAAAGCCAACCGGATACTCACATCATCATGCAAGTACACGATGAATTGGTGCTTGAAGTTAACATAGATCAAATTGAGTCAGTTAAAAATAAAGTAACATCCCTGATGTCGGCGGTGGCCGACCTGAAGGTTCCACTCCTTGTGGAAGCCGGAATCGGCGATAACTGGGATGAAGCACACTAA
- a CDS encoding HDOD domain-containing protein, whose protein sequence is MSKPRFLIVDDDSVSRVKLKTILSEVGDCLSAEGGNEAIGLFIREFNGGKPFDMVALDIDMPGIKGTEVLARIRQFEQSVDEPSDADTRPRARVVMITSHSDRAHVQKAVKYGCDGYIVKPFNQMSIFDKLAQFGWVAGLEVVSTAGIGAAQSSPVAGKPEKATKPQSNQPSLKTAIVEKIKELKAGKFSLPSQPDVYLELKKLIEDGADLSQVAELLKNHATITGTLIKISNTAKYRRVNPNKSLAEAIARLGLEETLEQVCAICTKGMCTDVSPKYREFGEEVWRTSLACAYTCEILTAELNQELTVDPFTMGLMHDIGKIALLRIFEFLEKKGLYGEEIGWEEIRPIMNQYEGVLGAMLLQQWRLPPDYQKVARYHGSKLPDGGVLVALDITNMAIDLIPLLDVSADLSTEDANERVQAFCDKYTGSFSELNKDLVLSLLERVSGTLREGLGAMS, encoded by the coding sequence GTGTCTAAACCGAGGTTTTTAATCGTCGATGATGATTCAGTCAGTCGCGTGAAACTAAAAACCATTTTAAGCGAAGTCGGAGACTGTTTGAGTGCCGAGGGTGGAAACGAAGCGATCGGCTTGTTCATCCGGGAGTTTAACGGCGGAAAACCATTTGATATGGTTGCCCTGGACATTGATATGCCGGGAATCAAGGGCACCGAAGTGCTGGCCCGTATTCGCCAATTCGAGCAGTCTGTTGATGAACCTTCGGATGCTGATACCCGTCCCCGAGCCCGGGTCGTGATGATTACTTCCCATTCCGACCGTGCCCACGTACAAAAGGCGGTTAAATACGGCTGTGACGGGTATATCGTGAAGCCGTTCAATCAAATGAGTATCTTTGACAAATTGGCACAGTTTGGTTGGGTTGCCGGGCTGGAAGTCGTCAGTACTGCGGGGATTGGTGCTGCACAGTCGTCACCGGTGGCCGGTAAGCCTGAAAAAGCAACCAAACCCCAGAGCAACCAGCCCTCCTTGAAAACTGCAATTGTAGAAAAAATTAAAGAATTGAAAGCCGGCAAGTTCAGTTTGCCCTCGCAGCCCGATGTTTATCTTGAGTTGAAAAAGCTGATTGAGGATGGCGCAGATTTGTCTCAAGTCGCGGAGCTTCTGAAAAATCATGCCACCATAACAGGTACACTGATCAAGATATCCAATACCGCCAAATATCGGCGGGTCAATCCCAATAAAAGCCTGGCGGAGGCGATAGCCCGGCTCGGACTGGAAGAGACCCTCGAGCAGGTTTGTGCAATCTGTACCAAAGGAATGTGCACCGATGTGAGCCCCAAATATCGGGAGTTTGGTGAAGAGGTCTGGCGCACCTCCCTGGCTTGTGCGTATACCTGTGAAATTCTCACCGCCGAGTTAAACCAGGAGCTGACCGTTGATCCGTTTACGATGGGGCTGATGCATGATATCGGAAAAATTGCATTATTGCGCATATTCGAATTTCTGGAAAAGAAAGGGCTTTATGGTGAGGAAATTGGCTGGGAGGAGATCCGACCGATCATGAACCAGTATGAGGGGGTTTTGGGAGCCATGCTGTTGCAGCAATGGCGCCTGCCGCCAGACTATCAGAAAGTTGCCCGCTATCATGGTTCGAAATTACCTGATGGCGGGGTTCTCGTTGCGTTGGATATTACCAATATGGCGATTGACTTGATTCCCCTTCTGGATGTGTCTGCTGATCTAAGTACGGAAGATGCGAACGAGCGAGTCCAGGCTTTTTGTGATAAGTACACAGGAAGCTTTTCCGAACTGAATAAAGATCTCGTCCTGAGCTTGTTGGAGCGGGTTTCCGGTACGCTGCGTGAAGGACTGGGGGCAATGTCCTAG
- a CDS encoding homoserine kinase — MAVFTPLTQQDMVQILTQYTVGQLDSYREIGQGIENSNFFVFSREASHPKQTDVQKPDELTRWVLTVFETLKADELPFFMALTTHLADSALPVPAPQITHTGKLWLEVRGKPAALFPCLRGEWVANPSRTQCAALGRYLAKMHVVLRDFSQTRAQPRDMAWITRSIKQLQGLISAFDERLLHNIVQFLEDNASPMQLCSVGTVHGDLFRDNVLFTGDSITGVIDFYHSCQDYLLFDLAVATNDWCLDAERGFLEDKHEAMVSAYRGLQTWTQADEDCWPAIQLLAALRFWLSRLLSRYLGGYQGQSTQGDITKDPDEFKCRILHIVRRYQLFPIKPV; from the coding sequence ATGGCTGTTTTTACCCCCCTGACACAACAGGATATGGTTCAGATTTTAACGCAGTACACTGTGGGCCAACTGGACAGCTACCGAGAAATCGGGCAGGGGATCGAGAATAGTAATTTTTTCGTTTTTAGTCGTGAAGCATCCCATCCGAAGCAAACTGATGTGCAAAAACCTGATGAGTTAACCCGTTGGGTTTTAACGGTGTTTGAAACTCTCAAGGCAGATGAACTGCCGTTTTTCATGGCATTAACGACGCATCTTGCAGATTCTGCCTTACCTGTTCCGGCACCACAAATAACGCACACTGGCAAACTATGGCTGGAGGTGCGTGGTAAACCCGCAGCGTTATTTCCGTGTTTGAGGGGGGAGTGGGTTGCGAACCCGTCGCGAACACAGTGTGCCGCTTTAGGGCGTTATCTGGCCAAGATGCATGTCGTGTTGCGCGATTTTTCGCAAACGCGGGCACAACCCCGGGACATGGCCTGGATCACCCGTTCAATCAAACAATTACAGGGCTTGATTTCTGCCTTTGATGAACGGTTATTACACAATATTGTTCAGTTTTTAGAGGATAATGCATCGCCCATGCAGCTTTGCTCTGTGGGCACTGTTCATGGAGATTTGTTCCGCGATAATGTCCTGTTTACCGGCGACTCCATTACGGGAGTGATTGATTTCTATCACTCTTGTCAGGATTACCTATTGTTTGATCTGGCGGTGGCAACGAATGACTGGTGCCTTGATGCCGAGCGGGGTTTTCTGGAGGATAAACATGAAGCGATGGTGAGCGCTTATCGAGGCCTTCAAACCTGGACACAGGCTGATGAGGACTGCTGGCCAGCAATACAGCTTTTGGCTGCATTGCGCTTTTGGCTATCCCGACTGCTCAGTCGATATCTCGGAGGTTATCAGGGGCAGTCTACACAGGGCGATATCACCAAGGATCCGGACGAATTTAAATGTCGAATCCTGCATATTGTGCGACGATATCAGTTATTTCCAATAAAACCTGTCTGA
- a CDS encoding DUF2782 domain-containing protein → MKKTIFTLFLVLLAATAQASDVVPDPGEPQITIRHGEEKTFYEYRQNGVLVEIKVVPKIGPVYYLVPADSGEGWIREDKSQLLVPSWVIFKW, encoded by the coding sequence ATGAAAAAGACAATATTCACCCTATTTTTGGTGCTTTTGGCGGCGACGGCACAGGCAAGCGATGTCGTTCCAGATCCGGGCGAACCGCAAATTACGATCCGTCATGGGGAAGAAAAAACATTCTATGAATACCGTCAAAATGGTGTCTTGGTCGAGATCAAAGTGGTCCCTAAAATCGGGCCTGTGTATTATTTGGTTCCCGCTGACAGCGGAGAAGGGTGGATCCGGGAAGACAAGTCGCAACTCTTAGTGCCCAGTTGGGTTATTTTTAAATGGTGA
- a CDS encoding NADPH-dependent FMN reductase produces MSKIVAISGTSRPGNYTSRAIRVVSETLREKGADVIEFDACDLNLNFPGFPITEDALKLRSVVKESIGVVLGTPEYHGTFCAMTKLIIENLDFPSVLAGKPVALVGVASGRIGAIKSLEQLKGVCSHVGAIVIPGAVSIAGVHNVFSDSGVVDTAAESALQGVATGMLGFLKEYVCPKYVLEHEGLEDSVRGEGLPAWVASL; encoded by the coding sequence ATGTCCAAGATTGTTGCAATTTCAGGTACGAGCAGGCCTGGAAATTACACATCACGTGCGATCCGGGTTGTGTCTGAAACCCTTCGGGAAAAAGGTGCTGATGTGATTGAGTTTGATGCCTGCGATCTTAATCTCAATTTTCCGGGCTTTCCCATCACGGAAGATGCCTTGAAGTTGCGGTCGGTGGTAAAGGAATCGATTGGTGTGGTTTTGGGCACACCGGAGTATCACGGAACGTTCTGTGCCATGACCAAGCTGATTATCGAGAATCTTGACTTTCCTTCCGTACTGGCGGGAAAACCTGTTGCGCTGGTCGGCGTTGCTTCCGGGCGGATAGGGGCGATTAAATCGTTAGAGCAGCTCAAAGGTGTGTGCTCTCACGTGGGTGCAATTGTGATACCCGGAGCGGTCTCTATCGCGGGTGTTCATAATGTTTTCTCTGATTCGGGGGTTGTTGATACGGCGGCCGAATCGGCGCTACAGGGGGTAGCGACCGGGATGTTGGGTTTTTTGAAAGAATATGTTTGTCCCAAATATGTGCTTGAACATGAGGGGCTTGAGGACAGTGTCCGTGGCGAGGGGCTACCTGCCTGGGTAGCCAGTCTGTGA
- a CDS encoding CHASE4 domain-containing protein — protein sequence MIRKKLFRLVAVVVLVAALFAGASYFIRSWVILPSFVELEQKAVQADFERVLEAIEREAVHVQLLAGDWAVWDDTYEFIVDLNPEYIQSNLAWESLSEASGIHLIYFMDERGELRWGQAYSPVEGKRVMVPEFDAEIQILKPKWWHSAEAQSGVILTGMGPMFISAWPILQSAGDGPSRGTLFMGRFMSAEVLAELQEQVKVEFKAYPVPDFLAANPTIPDLDYGSAEQRQNLIDRLVGKKMSTTVMDEFRVRAMGIIDDFAGNPALFIVADLDREIMAQGHKAARLVTVSVMITLLVIILVLFSGFVLYSIGIRRTNKIITATVTQRTRELSEAKLQAEEATQSALQANEAKTEFLANISHEVRTPLNGIIGMAQLAGDTTQDINLRNICTTILREADALIGLINDTLDLSKIEAGRMDLEIRPFNCVEHIEDIACDVALRMEGKDIEVTCYVAPDVPVWICGDARRLRQVLLNLAYNALKFTPSGEVRLRLTRAGQPGDGLTLKFEVEDTGIGIAAEKQGDIFQRFTQADGSMSRRFGGTGLGTSIAKELVELMNGEIGLNSQLGQGSTFWFTAEFGFSESREVAGEMWQVQQPERILVADGCPSSAANICAYLEALGFESVTVSSFDEALDVATIAELDDAPFKLMLAEEKIIADAHGESIEGLPIVVMSRIGQAGLLDFGQLSSDSIKGLLIKPVRWSFLCDHLCRVLHGHGIARSASRESSGSRSSGPISAKVLLVEDYVTNQQIALAHLRSAGLTVELAENGAEAVAAFKSDEFDLIFMDLQMPDMDGYEATRIIRETERERGVADHERVPIIAMSAHALKEYKDRCLASGMDDFFAKPFKRESLIAKVRDWLYRSTSVNYLASTDDCTSESEGIDYTSGSAVVIDLEQAVAEFMGDRQTVEQTLTAFLAECRQQINKMKQAYAAEDWPCLANEAHRIKGGAANLTAKILSSAASLLETASRAGDKEGCATALKNVTDALKELEQEVKEKLIGV from the coding sequence GTGATAAGAAAAAAACTGTTCAGGTTGGTCGCAGTCGTTGTTCTGGTTGCGGCTTTGTTTGCTGGTGCAAGTTATTTTATTCGATCCTGGGTGATTCTTCCGAGCTTCGTCGAGTTGGAGCAAAAAGCCGTTCAGGCGGATTTCGAGCGGGTGCTTGAAGCCATCGAACGTGAGGCGGTACACGTTCAATTGCTGGCGGGTGATTGGGCGGTCTGGGATGATACCTACGAATTTATTGTTGATTTGAATCCCGAATACATTCAATCCAACCTGGCGTGGGAGTCTCTGTCCGAAGCCAGCGGCATTCACCTTATTTATTTCATGGATGAGCGCGGTGAATTGCGCTGGGGACAAGCCTATTCTCCGGTGGAGGGAAAGCGGGTCATGGTGCCGGAGTTTGATGCAGAAATTCAAATATTGAAGCCGAAATGGTGGCATTCAGCAGAGGCTCAATCCGGCGTCATCCTGACCGGTATGGGGCCGATGTTTATCTCGGCCTGGCCAATATTGCAGAGTGCCGGGGACGGACCCTCGAGAGGGACCCTGTTTATGGGGCGATTTATGAGCGCCGAAGTGCTCGCGGAGCTTCAGGAACAGGTTAAAGTGGAGTTTAAAGCCTATCCGGTACCGGATTTTTTAGCAGCCAACCCGACGATACCCGATTTAGATTATGGTTCTGCGGAACAGCGCCAAAATTTGATTGATCGCCTGGTCGGGAAAAAAATGAGCACGACCGTTATGGATGAATTCCGAGTTCGTGCGATGGGCATTATTGACGACTTTGCGGGTAACCCGGCGCTTTTTATCGTTGCTGACCTGGATCGAGAGATCATGGCACAAGGACATAAAGCTGCACGTTTAGTTACCGTTTCAGTGATGATTACGCTGTTGGTAATTATTCTGGTTCTCTTTTCAGGGTTTGTGCTGTACAGCATCGGAATTCGACGTACCAACAAAATTATTACGGCAACCGTGACCCAGCGAACCCGTGAGTTGAGTGAAGCAAAGTTGCAGGCTGAGGAGGCTACGCAAAGTGCTCTACAGGCGAATGAGGCAAAAACGGAGTTTTTGGCCAATATCAGTCATGAAGTCCGCACTCCACTTAACGGCATAATTGGAATGGCTCAGCTTGCCGGTGATACCACTCAGGATATAAACCTTCGTAATATCTGTACCACGATTCTGCGTGAAGCTGATGCTTTGATCGGTTTGATTAACGATACCCTCGATTTATCGAAGATTGAGGCGGGTCGAATGGACCTGGAAATTCGACCGTTTAACTGTGTCGAGCATATTGAAGATATCGCTTGTGATGTTGCCTTGCGAATGGAAGGTAAAGATATTGAAGTAACTTGTTATGTCGCGCCTGATGTACCCGTGTGGATTTGTGGTGATGCCCGGCGGCTTCGGCAGGTGCTTCTTAATCTCGCCTACAATGCACTGAAATTCACGCCATCTGGCGAAGTTCGGCTGCGGTTGACTCGAGCGGGTCAACCGGGTGATGGCCTGACTCTGAAATTTGAAGTCGAAGATACTGGAATCGGGATTGCAGCAGAGAAGCAGGGCGATATTTTTCAGCGATTTACCCAGGCAGATGGATCCATGAGCCGACGTTTTGGTGGTACCGGCCTGGGTACCAGTATCGCTAAAGAGCTGGTTGAATTAATGAATGGCGAAATTGGTTTAAACAGCCAATTGGGTCAAGGCAGTACGTTTTGGTTTACGGCAGAGTTTGGCTTTTCTGAATCCCGTGAGGTTGCGGGTGAAATGTGGCAGGTACAGCAACCAGAACGAATACTGGTCGCAGATGGTTGTCCAAGCAGTGCGGCGAACATCTGTGCGTATCTTGAAGCATTGGGCTTTGAGTCTGTAACGGTCAGTTCTTTTGATGAAGCGCTGGATGTTGCAACCATTGCAGAGCTTGACGATGCGCCCTTCAAACTAATGCTGGCCGAAGAAAAGATTATAGCAGATGCACATGGAGAGAGCATCGAAGGCTTGCCCATTGTCGTAATGTCCAGAATTGGTCAGGCGGGACTGCTTGATTTTGGTCAGTTGAGCTCTGACAGTATCAAAGGTTTGTTAATCAAACCGGTTCGCTGGAGCTTTCTATGTGATCATCTCTGCCGGGTATTGCATGGGCATGGTATTGCAAGAAGTGCTTCAAGGGAGTCATCTGGTTCCCGCTCAAGCGGGCCAATTTCCGCTAAAGTGCTTTTGGTAGAAGATTATGTGACCAATCAACAGATTGCCCTGGCGCACCTGCGTTCGGCCGGTTTGACAGTCGAGCTTGCAGAAAATGGCGCGGAGGCCGTGGCGGCCTTCAAGTCCGATGAGTTTGATTTGATTTTTATGGATTTGCAAATGCCCGATATGGATGGTTATGAGGCGACTCGGATTATTCGGGAAACAGAACGGGAGCGGGGCGTTGCTGATCATGAGCGTGTACCCATTATCGCGATGAGTGCCCATGCCCTCAAAGAGTACAAGGATCGCTGCCTGGCATCAGGAATGGATGACTTTTTTGCTAAACCATTCAAGCGAGAGAGCTTGATTGCCAAAGTGAGAGACTGGTTGTATCGCTCAACTTCGGTAAACTATTTAGCGTCAACAGATGACTGCACCTCTGAATCCGAGGGAATTGACTATACTTCTGGGTCTGCGGTTGTAATTGATCTTGAGCAAGCTGTTGCCGAGTTTATGGGAGATCGTCAAACAGTAGAACAGACTTTGACCGCATTTCTTGCTGAATGCCGTCAGCAGATCAACAAAATGAAGCAGGCGTATGCTGCCGAGGACTGGCCCTGTCTGGCGAATGAAGCACATCGAATCAAGGGGGGGGCCGCAAATTTGACGGCGAAGATTCTTTCCAGTGCAGCCAGCTTGCTGGAAACCGCATCCCGTGCGGGTGACAAAGAGGGTTGTGCGACAGCCCTGAAAAATGTAACCGACGCGCTCAAAGAGCTGGAACAGGAAGTAAAGGAGAAATTAATTGGTGTCTAA
- a CDS encoding CvfB family protein, whose amino-acid sequence MANIGRFNKLRVLKSAPQGVYLQGGWLGEILLPKREVPETCNPGDEIDVFVYLDSEDRYIATTKKPKAQVGEVASLKVVSVSHFGAFLDWGLPKDLLVPANEQQKTMQADHYYSVFLYTDEASNRIAGSSKLNKFISHDSKGFANAQKVDLLITDKTDIGYSAVINHRSWGLLFFSDVASPLKIGTRCTGFIKRIREDGKIDLSLQAPGYAKVDDLSRKVLNALIKADGFLPLSDKSSPDSIRDAFAVSKNAYKMTIGALYKQQLITIDKDGIRITDKGKTSQ is encoded by the coding sequence TTGGCCAACATTGGTAGATTCAACAAACTCAGAGTTTTAAAAAGTGCACCTCAAGGGGTTTACCTGCAAGGAGGATGGCTAGGCGAAATACTCCTGCCAAAACGCGAAGTACCGGAGACGTGTAATCCCGGGGATGAAATCGATGTATTTGTCTATCTGGACTCGGAAGATCGCTACATTGCGACAACCAAGAAACCAAAGGCCCAGGTGGGTGAAGTTGCCAGTTTGAAAGTTGTGTCCGTAAGCCATTTTGGCGCGTTTCTGGATTGGGGATTACCCAAGGATTTATTGGTCCCTGCAAACGAACAGCAAAAAACCATGCAGGCGGATCATTATTACTCCGTGTTTTTATATACCGATGAAGCCAGCAACCGGATCGCAGGCTCGTCGAAACTGAACAAATTTATCAGTCATGATTCGAAAGGTTTTGCCAATGCCCAAAAAGTGGATTTGCTGATCACGGACAAAACGGATATCGGTTACAGCGCAGTCATTAACCATCGCTCTTGGGGGCTGCTTTTTTTCTCGGATGTCGCATCCCCCCTAAAGATTGGAACCCGTTGTACTGGATTTATCAAGCGCATACGAGAAGATGGAAAAATCGATCTGAGCCTGCAGGCACCCGGCTACGCAAAAGTGGACGATCTATCTCGAAAGGTATTAAATGCGTTAATCAAAGCAGATGGTTTTTTACCACTCTCAGACAAAAGCTCACCAGACTCTATCCGGGATGCCTTTGCAGTCAGCAAGAATGCTTACAAAATGACAATCGGGGCACTTTACAAGCAACAATTGATCACGATTGATAAAGACGGTATCCGCATTACCGACAAGGGCAAAACATCGCAATAA